In a genomic window of Punica granatum isolate Tunisia-2019 chromosome 6, ASM765513v2, whole genome shotgun sequence:
- the LOC116210847 gene encoding protein argonaute 4A-like isoform X1, with protein sequence MGVSSNHVDVRSFFSISRSHSAMESSNGNGEHTDLPPPPPFIPPDVEPVKVEHLPEPVKKKVDRVPIARRGLGTKGQKINLYTNHFKVDINKNDGHFYHYCVSVFYEDGRPVDGKGIGRKVIDRVQETYSTELAGKDFAYDGEKSLFTIGALPQNKLEFTVVLEDVTSNRNNGNASPDGHDSPNNGDRKRFRRPYRAKTLKVELSYAAKIPMQAIANALRGQESEHFQEAVRVLDIILRQHASKQGCLLVRQSFFQNDPRNFTDVGGGVLGCRGFHSSFRTSQGGLSLNIDVSTTMIVQPGPVVDFLISNQNVKDPYALDWAKVKRTLKNLRIKASPSNTEYKITGLSEKICKEQLFPLKQRNGDGEVDTIEVTVYDYFVNHRNINLSYSGDFPCINVGKPKRPTYIPLELCSLVSLQRYTKSLTNFQRASLVEKSRQKPQERMRVLSDALRSSHYDSEPMLQSCGIRIASKFTEVEGRILPAPKLKVGNGEDFFPRNGRWSFQNKKFAEPAKIQRWAVVNFSARCDVRGLVRDLTRLAEMKGLLVEQPFDIFEENPQYRRAPPAVRVDKMFEEIQSKLPGAPKFLLCLFPDRKNCELYGPWKKKNLSDFGIVTQCLCPMRVNDMYLTNVLLKINAKLGGLNSFLTMEQSPSIPIVSKVPTLILGMDVSHGSPGQSDIPSIAAVVSSRQWPLISRYRATVRTQSPKVEMIDSLFKKASDTEDEGIIRELLLDFYTTSGKRKPDQIIIFRDGVSESQFNQVLNKELDQIIEACKFLDEKWSPKFVVIVAQKNHHTRFFQPGSDNNVPPGTIIDNKICHPRNNDFYLCAHAGMIGTSRPTHYHVLLDDVGYSPDDLQELVHSLSYVYQRSSSAISVVAPISYAHLAATQLGTFMKFEDVSETSSSHGGLTSSGGPPVPQLPKLQDSVAASMFFV encoded by the exons ATGGGAGTGAGTTCAAACCACGTAGACGTTCGAAGCTTCTTCAGCATCTCACGTTCCC ACTCTGCCATGGAATCGTCCAACGGGAACGGTGAGCATACTGATCTGCCACCTCCTCCACCTTTTATCCCACCTGATGTTGAGCCAGTCAAAGTGGAGCATCTCCCTGAGCCGGTTAAGAAAAAGGTCGACCGGGTGCCTATAGCCAGGCGGGGCCTTGGCACCAAGGGGCAAAAGATTAATTTGTACACCAATCATTTCAAAGTTGATATCAACAAAAATGATGGTCACTTCTATCATTACTGC GTATCTGTCTTTTATGAAGATGGCCGACCCGTCGATGGAAAAGGTATAGGAAGGAAGGTAATTGATAGGGTACAGGAGACATACAGTACCGAATTAGCTGGAAAGGACTTTGCTTATGATGGGGAGAAAAGCTTGTTTACCATCGGTGCCCTTCCGCAGAACAAACTTGAGTTCACTGTGGTGCTTGAAGATGTAACTTCTAACAG GAACAATGGAAATGCTAGTCCTGATGGCCATGATAGCCCAAATAATGGTGATCGAAAGAGATTTCGGCGTCCTTATAGGGCAAAAACCCTTAAGGTGGAACTAAGCTATGCTGCTAAGATCCCAATGCAAGCCATCGCGAATGCATTGCGAGGTCAGGAATCAGAGCACTTCCAGGAAGCCGTCAGAGTGCTGGACATTATATTAAGGCAGCATGCATCTAAGCA GGGATGCCTTCTGGTTCGTCAATCCTTTTTTCAGAATGATCCGAGAAATTTCACTGATGTAGGAGGTGGTGTTCTTGGATGTCGGGGATTCCATTCGAGCTTCAGAACTTCCCAGGGAGGCTTGTCTCTTAATATAG ATGTATCAACTACCATGATAGTTCAGCCTGGGCCTGTGGTGGATTTCTTGATCAGCAACCAAAATGTGAAGGATCCGTATGCACTTGACTGGGCAAAG GTGAAACGCACCCTAAAAAATCTGAGGATCAAGGCCAGCCCCTCCAATACAGAGTATAAGATAACCGGACTGAGTGAAAAGATATGCAAAGAACAGCT ATTCCCGCTGAAGCAGAGAAATGGGGATGGTGAAGTTGACACTATCGAAGTGACTGTCTATGATTATTTTGTAAATCATCGCAATATAAATCTGAGTTACTCTGGAGATTTTCCGTGCATTAATGTTGGGAAGCCCAAGCGTCCTACTTATATTCCTCTTGAG CTCTGCTCATTGGTATCCTTGCAACGCTACACCAAATCTTTGACCAATTTTCAAAGAGCTTCATTGGTCGAGAAATCAAGGCAGAAGCCTCAAGAGAGAATGCGGGTCTTATCTGAT GCTTTGAGATCCAGCCATTATGACAGCGAACCTATGTTACAGTCATGTGGCATCAGAATCGCTAGCAAGTTTACTGAAGTTGAAGGCCGTATATTGCCTGCTCCTAAg TTAAAAGTGGGTAATGGGGAAGATTTCTTCCCTCGCAACGGGCGGTGGAGCTTCCAGAACAAG AAATTTGCTGAGCCAGCTAAAATACAGAGATGGGCAGTTGTGAACTTCTCAGCTCGGTGTGATGTTCGTGGCCTTGTTAGAGACCTAACTAGGTTAGCAGAGATGAAAGGACTT CTTGTTGAGCAACCATTTGACATATTTGAAGAGAACCCACAATACAGACGAGCCCCACCTGCTGTTAGGGTAGATAAGATGTTTGAGGAGATACAATCTAAGCTCCCAGGCGCACCCAAATTCCTTCTTTGCTTATTTCCAGACAGGAAGAACTGCGAACTCTACG GTCcatggaagaaaaaaaatctatctGACTTTGGAATTGTTACCCAGTGCCTTTGCCCTATGAGAGTCAATGATATGTATCTTACAAACGTCCTTTTGAAAATCAATGCCAAG CTTGGTGGCTTGAATTCTTTCCTAACAATGGAGCAGTCTCCTTCTATCCCTATCGTCTCTAAGGTTCCAACTCTCATCCTTGGGATGGATGTCTCTCATGGCTCTCCCGGGCAATCTGATATCCCGTCTATTGCTGCG GTGGTCAGCTCCCGCCAGTGGCCATTAATTTCTCGCTACAGAGCAACTGTGCGGACTCAGTCACCTAAGGTGGAAATGATAGATTCTCTCTTCAAGAAAGCGTCTGACACAGAGGATGAAGGCATAATCAG GGAACTTCTACTAGACTTCTATACTACTTCCGGGAAAAGGAAGCCAGATcagataattatttttag GGACGGGGTCAGTGAGTCCCAGTTCAACCAAGTCCTGAACAAAGAACTCGACCAGATTATTGAG GCTTGCAAATTTCTTGATGAGAAATGGTCGCCGAAGTTTGTTGTGATTGTAGCGCAGAAGAATCACCACACAAGGTTCTTCCAGCCCGGATCAGACAACAATGTCCCCCCTG GAACCATCATCGACAACAAGATATGTCATCCTCGCAACAATGACTTCTACCTGTGTGCCCATGCTGGAATGATT GGGACCAGTAGACCGACACACTATCATGTCCTCCTGGACGATGTGGGCTACTCCCCAGATGACTTGCAAGAACTGGTGCACTCTCTATCGTATGT GTACCAGAGAAGTTCAAGTGCAATTTCAGTTG TTGCTCCAATTTCTTACGCTCACCTGGCGGCGACCCAGCTGGGGACATTCATGAAGTTCGAGGACGTATCAGAAACATCTTCAAGCCACGGGGGGCTGACATCCTCGGGCGGGCCGCCCGTGCCTCAGCTGCCAAAGCTGCAGGACAGCGTGGCCGCCTCCATGTTCTTTGTCTGA
- the LOC116210847 gene encoding protein argonaute 4-like isoform X2: MESSNGNGEHTDLPPPPPFIPPDVEPVKVEHLPEPVKKKVDRVPIARRGLGTKGQKINLYTNHFKVDINKNDGHFYHYCVSVFYEDGRPVDGKGIGRKVIDRVQETYSTELAGKDFAYDGEKSLFTIGALPQNKLEFTVVLEDVTSNRNNGNASPDGHDSPNNGDRKRFRRPYRAKTLKVELSYAAKIPMQAIANALRGQESEHFQEAVRVLDIILRQHASKQGCLLVRQSFFQNDPRNFTDVGGGVLGCRGFHSSFRTSQGGLSLNIDVSTTMIVQPGPVVDFLISNQNVKDPYALDWAKVKRTLKNLRIKASPSNTEYKITGLSEKICKEQLFPLKQRNGDGEVDTIEVTVYDYFVNHRNINLSYSGDFPCINVGKPKRPTYIPLELCSLVSLQRYTKSLTNFQRASLVEKSRQKPQERMRVLSDALRSSHYDSEPMLQSCGIRIASKFTEVEGRILPAPKLKVGNGEDFFPRNGRWSFQNKKFAEPAKIQRWAVVNFSARCDVRGLVRDLTRLAEMKGLLVEQPFDIFEENPQYRRAPPAVRVDKMFEEIQSKLPGAPKFLLCLFPDRKNCELYGPWKKKNLSDFGIVTQCLCPMRVNDMYLTNVLLKINAKLGGLNSFLTMEQSPSIPIVSKVPTLILGMDVSHGSPGQSDIPSIAAVVSSRQWPLISRYRATVRTQSPKVEMIDSLFKKASDTEDEGIIRELLLDFYTTSGKRKPDQIIIFRDGVSESQFNQVLNKELDQIIEACKFLDEKWSPKFVVIVAQKNHHTRFFQPGSDNNVPPGTIIDNKICHPRNNDFYLCAHAGMIGTSRPTHYHVLLDDVGYSPDDLQELVHSLSYVYQRSSSAISVVAPISYAHLAATQLGTFMKFEDVSETSSSHGGLTSSGGPPVPQLPKLQDSVAASMFFV; encoded by the exons ATGGAATCGTCCAACGGGAACGGTGAGCATACTGATCTGCCACCTCCTCCACCTTTTATCCCACCTGATGTTGAGCCAGTCAAAGTGGAGCATCTCCCTGAGCCGGTTAAGAAAAAGGTCGACCGGGTGCCTATAGCCAGGCGGGGCCTTGGCACCAAGGGGCAAAAGATTAATTTGTACACCAATCATTTCAAAGTTGATATCAACAAAAATGATGGTCACTTCTATCATTACTGC GTATCTGTCTTTTATGAAGATGGCCGACCCGTCGATGGAAAAGGTATAGGAAGGAAGGTAATTGATAGGGTACAGGAGACATACAGTACCGAATTAGCTGGAAAGGACTTTGCTTATGATGGGGAGAAAAGCTTGTTTACCATCGGTGCCCTTCCGCAGAACAAACTTGAGTTCACTGTGGTGCTTGAAGATGTAACTTCTAACAG GAACAATGGAAATGCTAGTCCTGATGGCCATGATAGCCCAAATAATGGTGATCGAAAGAGATTTCGGCGTCCTTATAGGGCAAAAACCCTTAAGGTGGAACTAAGCTATGCTGCTAAGATCCCAATGCAAGCCATCGCGAATGCATTGCGAGGTCAGGAATCAGAGCACTTCCAGGAAGCCGTCAGAGTGCTGGACATTATATTAAGGCAGCATGCATCTAAGCA GGGATGCCTTCTGGTTCGTCAATCCTTTTTTCAGAATGATCCGAGAAATTTCACTGATGTAGGAGGTGGTGTTCTTGGATGTCGGGGATTCCATTCGAGCTTCAGAACTTCCCAGGGAGGCTTGTCTCTTAATATAG ATGTATCAACTACCATGATAGTTCAGCCTGGGCCTGTGGTGGATTTCTTGATCAGCAACCAAAATGTGAAGGATCCGTATGCACTTGACTGGGCAAAG GTGAAACGCACCCTAAAAAATCTGAGGATCAAGGCCAGCCCCTCCAATACAGAGTATAAGATAACCGGACTGAGTGAAAAGATATGCAAAGAACAGCT ATTCCCGCTGAAGCAGAGAAATGGGGATGGTGAAGTTGACACTATCGAAGTGACTGTCTATGATTATTTTGTAAATCATCGCAATATAAATCTGAGTTACTCTGGAGATTTTCCGTGCATTAATGTTGGGAAGCCCAAGCGTCCTACTTATATTCCTCTTGAG CTCTGCTCATTGGTATCCTTGCAACGCTACACCAAATCTTTGACCAATTTTCAAAGAGCTTCATTGGTCGAGAAATCAAGGCAGAAGCCTCAAGAGAGAATGCGGGTCTTATCTGAT GCTTTGAGATCCAGCCATTATGACAGCGAACCTATGTTACAGTCATGTGGCATCAGAATCGCTAGCAAGTTTACTGAAGTTGAAGGCCGTATATTGCCTGCTCCTAAg TTAAAAGTGGGTAATGGGGAAGATTTCTTCCCTCGCAACGGGCGGTGGAGCTTCCAGAACAAG AAATTTGCTGAGCCAGCTAAAATACAGAGATGGGCAGTTGTGAACTTCTCAGCTCGGTGTGATGTTCGTGGCCTTGTTAGAGACCTAACTAGGTTAGCAGAGATGAAAGGACTT CTTGTTGAGCAACCATTTGACATATTTGAAGAGAACCCACAATACAGACGAGCCCCACCTGCTGTTAGGGTAGATAAGATGTTTGAGGAGATACAATCTAAGCTCCCAGGCGCACCCAAATTCCTTCTTTGCTTATTTCCAGACAGGAAGAACTGCGAACTCTACG GTCcatggaagaaaaaaaatctatctGACTTTGGAATTGTTACCCAGTGCCTTTGCCCTATGAGAGTCAATGATATGTATCTTACAAACGTCCTTTTGAAAATCAATGCCAAG CTTGGTGGCTTGAATTCTTTCCTAACAATGGAGCAGTCTCCTTCTATCCCTATCGTCTCTAAGGTTCCAACTCTCATCCTTGGGATGGATGTCTCTCATGGCTCTCCCGGGCAATCTGATATCCCGTCTATTGCTGCG GTGGTCAGCTCCCGCCAGTGGCCATTAATTTCTCGCTACAGAGCAACTGTGCGGACTCAGTCACCTAAGGTGGAAATGATAGATTCTCTCTTCAAGAAAGCGTCTGACACAGAGGATGAAGGCATAATCAG GGAACTTCTACTAGACTTCTATACTACTTCCGGGAAAAGGAAGCCAGATcagataattatttttag GGACGGGGTCAGTGAGTCCCAGTTCAACCAAGTCCTGAACAAAGAACTCGACCAGATTATTGAG GCTTGCAAATTTCTTGATGAGAAATGGTCGCCGAAGTTTGTTGTGATTGTAGCGCAGAAGAATCACCACACAAGGTTCTTCCAGCCCGGATCAGACAACAATGTCCCCCCTG GAACCATCATCGACAACAAGATATGTCATCCTCGCAACAATGACTTCTACCTGTGTGCCCATGCTGGAATGATT GGGACCAGTAGACCGACACACTATCATGTCCTCCTGGACGATGTGGGCTACTCCCCAGATGACTTGCAAGAACTGGTGCACTCTCTATCGTATGT GTACCAGAGAAGTTCAAGTGCAATTTCAGTTG TTGCTCCAATTTCTTACGCTCACCTGGCGGCGACCCAGCTGGGGACATTCATGAAGTTCGAGGACGTATCAGAAACATCTTCAAGCCACGGGGGGCTGACATCCTCGGGCGGGCCGCCCGTGCCTCAGCTGCCAAAGCTGCAGGACAGCGTGGCCGCCTCCATGTTCTTTGTCTGA
- the LOC116210850 gene encoding leucine-rich repeat protein 1-like, with translation MAARAWLWSLCASLLALALAPPASANSEGDALYTLRRSLSDPDNILQSWDPTLVNPCTWFHITCDQNNRVTRVDLGNSNLSGHLVPELGKLERLQYLELYKNNIEGTIPSELSKLKSLISLDLYSNNITGTIPRSLGKLKSLVFLRLNDNKLTGPIPRELAGISSLKVVDVSNNNLCGTIPTTGPFQHIPLNNFENNPRLEGPELLGLASYDTNCS, from the exons ATGGCGGCAAGGGCGTGGTTGTGGAGCCTCTGTGCGTCGTTGCTGGCCCTCGCGTTGGCTCCGCCGGCCTCTGCGAACTCCGAGGGAGACGCCCTCTACACGCTGCGCCGGAGCTTGTCGGACCCCGACAACATCCTCCAGAGCTGGGATCCCACTCTCGTCAACCCCTGCACCTGGTTCCACATCACCTGCGACCAAAACAATCGCGTCACTCGAGT GGATTTGGGCAACTCGAATCTGTCGGGACATTTGGTACCTGAACTCGGAAAGCTCGAGCGTCTGCAGTATCT TGAGCTTTACAAGAACAACATCGAAGGGACCATTCCATCCGAGCTCAGTAAGTTGAAGAGTCTCATCAGCTTGGATTTGTATAGCAACAATATAACTGGGACCATTCCTCGTTCGTTGGGGAAGCTGAAGTCTCTCGTGTTTTT ACGGCTAAACGACAACAAATTAACAGGACCAATTCCGAGGGAGCTTGCCGGTATTTCAAGTCTCAAAGTTGT GGATGTCTCCAACAACAATCTCTGTGGAACCATTCCTACCACTGGACCCTTTCAGCACATTCCGTTAAACAA CTTTGAGAACAATCCGCGATTGGAGGGTCCTGAGTTGCTGGGATTAGCAAGCTACGACACAAACTGTTCTTGA
- the LOC116210852 gene encoding L-ascorbate oxidase-like isoform X1, whose product MVRNLCSKGSTAYYYWTLLLSSYHVILLSTLIHPSLGSKTRRFKWDVEYMFWSPDCVENIVMGINGQFPGPNIRARAGDTVHVELTNKLYTEGVVIHWHGIRQFGSPWADGTASISQCAINPGETFIYQFKVERAGTYFYHGHYGMQRSAGLYGSLIVNLPEGEREPFHYDREFSLLLSDWWHQSAHEQEVALASNPIRWINEPQSVLINGRGQHNCSLAARFSSSSKAVAQCHFRGDEQCAPKILSVLPNKTYRIRLACTTALSSLNFAIGGHKMVVVEADGNYVQPFATDDLDIYSGETYSVLVTTDQDPTLNYWVSVGVRGRRPNTPPALTILNYRTTAAIELPKSPPPVTPQWNDYARSVALSKKVLSRMGTPKPPAKYDRRIILLNSQNKVDGFTKWAVNNVSLTLPSTPYLGSIRYGLMKAFDQRSPPDDYPADYNINEPPSNPNATIRNTVYRFDFNTTIDVILQNANALSVNLSEIHPWHLHGHDFWVLGYGEGKFTDKDAKGFNLKNPPLRNTAVVFPYGWTALRFVADNPGVWSFHCHIEPHIHMGMAVVFAEGVELVRNVPAEALTCGLTAKMFLNGT is encoded by the exons ATGGTTCGCAACCTCTGCTCAAAAGGCTCTACAGCTTACTACTATTGGACCTTACTGCTATCTTCGTACCATGTCATCTTGCTGTCAACACTGATTCATCCTTCTCTGGGCTCCAAGACGCGGCGCTTCAAATGGGATGTGGAGTACATGTTCTGGTCACCCGACTGTGTTGAGAACATTGTGATGGGGATCAACGGCCAGTTCCCAGGCCCCAACATACGCGCCAGGGCCGGAGACACTGTCCACGTTGAGCTCACCAACAAGCTCTACACTGAAGGTGTTGTGATTCATTGGCACGGGATCCGACAG TTTGGATCGCCTTGGGCAGATGGGACTGCTTCCATCTCTCAATGTGCCATAAACCCGGGAGAGACGTTCATTTACCAGTTCAAAGTCGAACGG GCGGGAACGTACTTCTACCATGGACACTATGGGATGCAGAGATcagcagggctgtacgggtcacTGATTGTCAACTTGCCGGAAGGGGAGAGGGAGCCGTTCCACTACGACAGGGAGTTCAGTCTGCTGCTGAGTGACTGGTGGCATCAGAGCGCTCACGAGCAAGAGGTTGCCCTCGCCTCGAACCCCATCCGTTGGATCAATGAACCTCAG TCGGTTTTGATCAACGGGAGAGGGCAGCACAACTGCTCGCTGGCAGCTCGTTTTAGCAGCTCTTCGAAGGCCGTGGCCCAGTGTCATTTCAGAGGGGACGAGCAGTGCGCGCCCAAAATCCTGAGCGTGCTTCCGAACAAGACCTACCGGATCCGGCTAGCATGCACCACAGCTCTCTCTTCCCTTAACTTCGCCATCGGG GGCCACAAGATGGTGGTGGTGGAAGCCGATGGCAACTACGTTCAGCCATTCGCCACGGACGACTTGGACATATACTCTGGCGAGACCTATTCGGTTCTGGTAACGACTGACCAGGACCCGACTCTTAACTACTGGGTCTCTGTCGGTGTACGGGGCCGCCGTCCCAATACCCCTCCAGCCCTCACCATCCTCAACTACCGCACAACCGCCGCCATCGAGCTCCCCAAGTCGCCACCTCCGGTTACTCCCCAATGGAACGATTATGCCCGTAGTGTAGCACTCTCAAAGAAAGTCCTCTCGCGAATGGGAACGCCGAAACCTCCAGCGAAATACGACCGCCGGATTATTCTATTGAACTCCCAGAATAAGGTCGACGGGTTCACGAAATGGGCTGTGAACAACGTTTCGTTGACCTTACCATCGACACCTTATCTCGGTTCCATCAG GTACGGCCTCATGAAGGCCTTCGACCAGAGAAGTCCGCCGGACGACTACCCGGCCGACTACAACATCAACGAGCCCCCATCGAACCCAAATGCTACTATCAGGAACACGGTGTATAGATTCGACTTCAACACAACGATCGACGTGATCCTCCAGAATGCAAACGCCTTATCAGTGAACCTGAGCGAGATACACCCGTGGCACCTGCACGGGCACGACTTCTGGGTTTTGGGGTACGGGGAGGGCAAGTTCACTGACAAGGACGCCAAGGGATTCAACCTGAAGAATCCCCCATTGAGGAACACAGCTGTGGTGTTCCCGTACGGGTGGACGGCGCTAAGATTCGTAGCTGACAACCCCGGAGTCTGGTCCTTCCACTGCCACATCGAGCCGCACATTCACATGGGAATGGCAGTGGTTTTTGCGGAGGGAGTGGAGCTCGTTAGGAATGTCCCCGCCGAGGCCCTCACCTGCGGACTTACTGCCAAGATGTTCCTCAATGGTACCTAG
- the LOC116210852 gene encoding L-ascorbate oxidase-like isoform X2: MCHKPGRDVHLPVQSRTVQAGTYFYHGHYGMQRSAGLYGSLIVNLPEGEREPFHYDREFSLLLSDWWHQSAHEQEVALASNPIRWINEPQSVLINGRGQHNCSLAARFSSSSKAVAQCHFRGDEQCAPKILSVLPNKTYRIRLACTTALSSLNFAIGGHKMVVVEADGNYVQPFATDDLDIYSGETYSVLVTTDQDPTLNYWVSVGVRGRRPNTPPALTILNYRTTAAIELPKSPPPVTPQWNDYARSVALSKKVLSRMGTPKPPAKYDRRIILLNSQNKVDGFTKWAVNNVSLTLPSTPYLGSIRYGLMKAFDQRSPPDDYPADYNINEPPSNPNATIRNTVYRFDFNTTIDVILQNANALSVNLSEIHPWHLHGHDFWVLGYGEGKFTDKDAKGFNLKNPPLRNTAVVFPYGWTALRFVADNPGVWSFHCHIEPHIHMGMAVVFAEGVELVRNVPAEALTCGLTAKMFLNGT, encoded by the exons ATGTGCCATAAACCCGGGAGAGACGTTCATTTACCAGTTCAAAGTCGAACGG TGCAGGCGGGAACGTACTTCTACCATGGACACTATGGGATGCAGAGATcagcagggctgtacgggtcacTGATTGTCAACTTGCCGGAAGGGGAGAGGGAGCCGTTCCACTACGACAGGGAGTTCAGTCTGCTGCTGAGTGACTGGTGGCATCAGAGCGCTCACGAGCAAGAGGTTGCCCTCGCCTCGAACCCCATCCGTTGGATCAATGAACCTCAG TCGGTTTTGATCAACGGGAGAGGGCAGCACAACTGCTCGCTGGCAGCTCGTTTTAGCAGCTCTTCGAAGGCCGTGGCCCAGTGTCATTTCAGAGGGGACGAGCAGTGCGCGCCCAAAATCCTGAGCGTGCTTCCGAACAAGACCTACCGGATCCGGCTAGCATGCACCACAGCTCTCTCTTCCCTTAACTTCGCCATCGGG GGCCACAAGATGGTGGTGGTGGAAGCCGATGGCAACTACGTTCAGCCATTCGCCACGGACGACTTGGACATATACTCTGGCGAGACCTATTCGGTTCTGGTAACGACTGACCAGGACCCGACTCTTAACTACTGGGTCTCTGTCGGTGTACGGGGCCGCCGTCCCAATACCCCTCCAGCCCTCACCATCCTCAACTACCGCACAACCGCCGCCATCGAGCTCCCCAAGTCGCCACCTCCGGTTACTCCCCAATGGAACGATTATGCCCGTAGTGTAGCACTCTCAAAGAAAGTCCTCTCGCGAATGGGAACGCCGAAACCTCCAGCGAAATACGACCGCCGGATTATTCTATTGAACTCCCAGAATAAGGTCGACGGGTTCACGAAATGGGCTGTGAACAACGTTTCGTTGACCTTACCATCGACACCTTATCTCGGTTCCATCAG GTACGGCCTCATGAAGGCCTTCGACCAGAGAAGTCCGCCGGACGACTACCCGGCCGACTACAACATCAACGAGCCCCCATCGAACCCAAATGCTACTATCAGGAACACGGTGTATAGATTCGACTTCAACACAACGATCGACGTGATCCTCCAGAATGCAAACGCCTTATCAGTGAACCTGAGCGAGATACACCCGTGGCACCTGCACGGGCACGACTTCTGGGTTTTGGGGTACGGGGAGGGCAAGTTCACTGACAAGGACGCCAAGGGATTCAACCTGAAGAATCCCCCATTGAGGAACACAGCTGTGGTGTTCCCGTACGGGTGGACGGCGCTAAGATTCGTAGCTGACAACCCCGGAGTCTGGTCCTTCCACTGCCACATCGAGCCGCACATTCACATGGGAATGGCAGTGGTTTTTGCGGAGGGAGTGGAGCTCGTTAGGAATGTCCCCGCCGAGGCCCTCACCTGCGGACTTACTGCCAAGATGTTCCTCAATGGTACCTAG